In one Winogradskyella sp. MH6 genomic region, the following are encoded:
- the fbaA gene encoding class II fructose-bisphosphate aldolase has protein sequence MSHNIKPGVATGREVQEIFKLAKEKGFALPAVNVIGSNTINGVLETAKALNAPVIIQFSNGGAQFNAGKGLGNDDQKGAIAGGIAGAKHVHHMAEAYGVPVILHTDHCAKKLLPWIDGLLDASEKHFEETGKPLYSSHMIDLSEEPIEENIEICKKYLARMSKMGMTLEIELGITGGEEDGVDNSDVDASKLYTQPEEVAYAYEELSKVSDQFTIAAAFGNVHGVYKPGNVKLTPKILKNSQEYIAEKYNVGHNHIDFVFHGGSGSTVEEIREAIGYGVIKMNIDTDMQWAFLSGVRDYIQDNHDYLQTQIGNPEGDDAPNKKYYDPRVWLRKGEQAFVERLKKAFEDLNNVDTL, from the coding sequence ATGAGTCACAATATCAAACCTGGCGTTGCAACAGGAAGAGAAGTTCAGGAAATTTTCAAATTAGCTAAAGAAAAAGGCTTTGCCTTACCAGCAGTAAATGTTATTGGTTCTAATACCATAAATGGTGTTTTAGAAACTGCTAAGGCCCTAAATGCTCCCGTAATTATTCAGTTTTCTAATGGAGGTGCGCAATTTAACGCAGGAAAAGGTTTAGGAAACGATGACCAAAAAGGTGCTATTGCTGGTGGAATTGCAGGTGCAAAACACGTACATCATATGGCAGAGGCTTATGGAGTTCCTGTAATTTTACATACAGACCACTGTGCTAAAAAATTATTGCCTTGGATTGATGGTTTATTAGACGCAAGTGAGAAACATTTTGAAGAAACAGGAAAACCACTTTACAGTTCTCACATGATAGATTTATCTGAAGAGCCAATTGAAGAGAATATAGAAATCTGTAAAAAATACCTAGCGCGTATGAGCAAAATGGGTATGACTTTAGAGATTGAGCTTGGTATAACAGGTGGTGAAGAAGATGGTGTAGACAATAGTGATGTCGATGCTTCAAAACTATATACACAACCTGAAGAAGTGGCTTATGCCTACGAAGAATTAAGTAAAGTTAGCGACCAGTTTACTATTGCTGCAGCTTTTGGTAATGTACATGGTGTATACAAACCTGGTAATGTAAAACTAACTCCAAAAATCTTAAAGAACTCACAAGAGTACATTGCAGAAAAATACAATGTTGGTCATAACCACATCGATTTTGTATTCCATGGTGGCTCTGGTTCTACAGTAGAAGAAATAAGAGAAGCTATTGGTTATGGAGTTATAAAAATGAATATAGATACCGACATGCAATGGGCATTCCTTAGTGGTGTTAGAGATTACATACAAGACAATCACGATTATTTACAAACCCAAATAGGCAATCCTGAAGGAGATGATGCACCAAACAAAAAATACTACGACCCTAGAGTTTGGTTAAGAAAAGGAGAGCAAGCCTTTGTTGAGCGTCTTAAAAAAGCATTTGAAGACTTAAACAACGTAGATACGTTATAA
- the accD gene encoding acetyl-CoA carboxylase, carboxyltransferase subunit beta has product MAWFKRKDKGIQTSTEEKKDTPKGLWYKSPTGKIIDTKELEQNFYVSPEDGYHVRIGSKEYFEILFDDNKFKELDADLTSKDPLKFVDTKKYPDRLKAAQSKTNLKDAVRTAVGKSMGEDLVVACMDFNFIGGSMGSVVGEKIARAADYALKKKTPFMIISKSGGARMMEAALSLMQLAKTSAKLAQLADAGIPYISLCTDPTTGGTTASFAMLGDINIAEPGALIGFAGPRVVRDTTGQELPEGFQTSEFLLEHGFLDFITHRRDLKKKVNQYIDLIKNQPLRA; this is encoded by the coding sequence ATGGCTTGGTTTAAGAGAAAAGATAAAGGAATTCAAACGTCTACAGAAGAAAAAAAAGATACTCCCAAAGGACTTTGGTATAAATCTCCTACCGGAAAAATAATTGACACTAAAGAATTAGAACAAAATTTTTATGTGAGTCCAGAAGACGGCTACCATGTAAGAATCGGAAGTAAAGAATACTTCGAAATTCTTTTTGATGACAATAAATTTAAAGAGTTAGATGCCGATTTAACTTCAAAGGATCCTCTAAAATTTGTTGATACTAAAAAATACCCAGACCGTTTAAAGGCGGCACAATCTAAAACCAACCTTAAAGATGCGGTACGTACAGCTGTTGGAAAATCTATGGGAGAAGACTTAGTAGTAGCTTGTATGGACTTTAACTTTATTGGCGGATCTATGGGAAGTGTTGTTGGTGAAAAAATTGCAAGAGCTGCCGACTATGCTTTAAAGAAAAAAACACCATTTATGATTATCAGCAAATCTGGTGGTGCTCGTATGATGGAAGCGGCTTTATCATTAATGCAATTGGCTAAAACCTCAGCAAAATTAGCACAATTAGCAGATGCTGGCATTCCGTATATTTCATTGTGTACAGACCCAACCACAGGTGGTACAACAGCATCATTCGCTATGTTAGGAGACATTAATATAGCTGAACCAGGTGCTTTAATTGGTTTTGCAGGCCCAAGAGTAGTGCGAGATACTACTGGCCAAGAATTACCAGAAGGTTTCCAAACTTCAGAATTCTTATTAGAGCATGGTTTCTTAGATTTTATAACGCATAGAAGAGATTTAAAGAAAAAGGTAAATCAATATATAGATTTAATAAAAAATCAACCTTTAAGAGCATAA
- a CDS encoding sensor histidine kinase: protein MKAIRPSQNVSNAYDVLDRVFNNTYNGIAVVSMDGNWLKMNEAVSDIFGYTKSELFNMDIDNIVFIEDLGVHEKKFEKLISGKTDKYRVKQRYFHKNGDVIWVLIYVTLVYFKAGRPHMIWQFTDITNRQKNQDKLKAMLSVAKEQNDRLTSFANIVTHNLRSHSGNLASLTEFLEVDCGEITSNENYKLLKQAVDNLQETVAHLTEVAKIREIEPSKLQKLNLYDYVEKAMYNIIAMAQNSNALIYNQIDESHRVKGVPAYLDSIILNFLTNAIKYRSEKRTPIIELTSLVEDDYVVFKIKDNGLGIDMNKFGDKLFQMYKTFHYNEDAIGIGLFITKNHIESLGGKVTVNSEVDAGTEFSIYFKKA, encoded by the coding sequence ATGAAAGCTATTCGACCTTCCCAAAATGTTTCTAATGCTTACGATGTTCTAGATCGTGTATTTAATAATACCTACAACGGTATTGCTGTTGTAAGTATGGATGGCAACTGGCTGAAAATGAATGAAGCCGTTTCTGATATTTTTGGCTATACAAAATCCGAACTTTTTAATATGGATATTGACAACATAGTCTTTATAGAAGACTTAGGTGTGCATGAGAAAAAGTTTGAAAAACTTATAAGCGGTAAGACAGATAAATACAGGGTTAAACAACGCTATTTTCATAAGAATGGAGATGTTATTTGGGTTTTAATCTATGTAACTCTTGTGTATTTTAAAGCAGGAAGACCACATATGATTTGGCAATTTACAGATATAACTAACCGTCAAAAAAATCAGGATAAATTAAAGGCTATGCTTAGCGTGGCCAAAGAACAGAACGATAGATTAACGTCTTTTGCAAATATTGTAACACACAACCTTAGATCACATTCAGGTAATTTAGCATCGCTTACTGAATTTTTAGAAGTTGATTGTGGAGAAATCACATCTAATGAAAATTACAAGTTGTTAAAACAGGCCGTAGATAATTTACAAGAAACTGTTGCTCATCTTACGGAAGTTGCTAAGATTAGAGAAATAGAACCTTCAAAATTACAAAAGCTTAATCTTTATGACTATGTAGAAAAAGCGATGTATAATATTATTGCAATGGCACAAAATTCTAATGCTTTAATTTATAATCAAATCGATGAGTCTCATCGTGTAAAGGGTGTGCCAGCTTATTTAGATAGTATAATTCTCAATTTTCTCACCAATGCCATTAAGTATAGATCCGAAAAAAGAACACCTATCATTGAGCTTACATCTTTAGTTGAAGATGATTATGTGGTTTTTAAAATTAAAGATAACGGGCTTGGCATTGATATGAATAAGTTTGGGGATAAGTTATTTCAGATGTACAAGACCTTTCATTATAACGAAGACGCTATTGGTATTGGTCTTTTTATTACTAAAAACCACATAGAATCTTTAGGTGGCAAAGTTACTGTAAACAGTGAGGTAGATGCAGGAACTGAGTTTTCAATCTATTTTAAAAAAGCATGA
- the rpsO gene encoding 30S ribosomal protein S15 — MYLSKEKKEEIFTKHGKGKNDTGSAEGQIALFTYRINHLTEHLKNNRKDYNSERSLVKLVGKRRALLDYLTKKDILRYRAIVKELGLRK; from the coding sequence ATGTATTTATCTAAAGAGAAAAAAGAAGAAATCTTCACAAAACACGGTAAAGGAAAAAATGATACCGGTTCTGCTGAAGGACAAATTGCGTTATTTACGTACAGAATTAACCATTTAACTGAGCACTTAAAAAATAATCGTAAAGATTATAACTCTGAGCGTTCTCTAGTAAAATTAGTAGGTAAGCGTCGTGCTTTATTAGACTACTTAACTAAAAAGGACATCTTAAGATACCGTGCTATCGTTAAAGAATTAGGATTAAGAAAGTAA
- a CDS encoding polyribonucleotide nucleotidyltransferase — MIPKTYKEVIDLGDGREISIETGKLAKQAHGSVVVQSGETMLLCTVVSNYEAANVDFLPLTVDYREKFAAAGRYPGGFFKREARPSTEEILVMRIVDRVLRPLFPKDYHAETQVMIQLMSLDKDVMPDALAGLAASAAIQLSDIPFETPISEVRVARLNGEFIINPSLSQLEQSDIDMVIGASEDSVMMVEGEMSEISEDEMVEAIKVAHEAIKVQIEAQKRLVAQVGKKETREYEPEAEDEAVLEKVKAFAYDKCYEIAKAASSKKDRSAAFSEVKDALKAEYTEEELEEVGGLVSKYFSKIQKEAVRNLVLEEGIRLDGRKTTEVRPIWCEVDYLPSTHGSSIFTRGETQALATVTLGTSREANMIDNPSLEGEERFYLHYNFPPFSTGEARPLRGTSRREIGHGNLAQRALKRMVPEDCPYTVRVVSEVLESNGSSSMATVCAGTMAIMDAGVQMKKPVSGIAMGLISDGERYAVLSDILGDEDHLGDMDFKVTGTEDGITACQMDIKIKGLSYEILVNALNQAKEGRMHILGKLIDTIATPNTDVKAHAPKMVTAKLPNDLIGAFIGPGGKVIQELQKETGTTIVINEDPVTEEGIVEILGTDQAGIDAVLAKIDSLTFKPEVGSIYEVKVIKMLDFGAVVEYTEAPGNEVLLHVSELAWERTENVSDVVNMGDVFDVKYFGIDPRTRKEKVSRKAILPKPEGWEDRPKRDNNRNRDNNRGRDNRNRGNNRRDDRNRRDNNKED; from the coding sequence ATGATTCCAAAAACTTACAAAGAGGTCATAGACCTTGGTGATGGTAGAGAAATTTCTATCGAAACCGGAAAACTCGCAAAACAGGCTCATGGCTCTGTTGTTGTACAATCGGGTGAAACCATGCTACTTTGTACTGTAGTTTCTAACTATGAAGCTGCAAACGTAGACTTTTTACCATTAACGGTAGATTACCGTGAAAAATTTGCTGCTGCTGGTCGTTATCCTGGCGGATTCTTTAAGCGTGAGGCACGTCCTAGCACAGAAGAAATTTTAGTAATGCGTATTGTAGACCGTGTATTACGTCCTTTATTCCCTAAAGATTACCATGCTGAAACTCAAGTAATGATTCAGTTAATGTCTTTAGACAAAGATGTAATGCCAGATGCCTTAGCTGGTTTAGCTGCTTCTGCTGCTATTCAGTTATCTGACATTCCTTTTGAAACTCCAATTTCTGAAGTTCGTGTGGCGCGTCTTAATGGTGAATTTATCATCAACCCAAGTCTATCACAATTAGAGCAATCTGACATCGATATGGTTATTGGTGCATCAGAAGATTCTGTGATGATGGTTGAAGGTGAAATGAGTGAAATTTCTGAAGACGAAATGGTAGAAGCTATCAAAGTTGCTCACGAAGCTATTAAAGTTCAGATTGAAGCTCAAAAACGTTTAGTTGCTCAAGTAGGCAAAAAAGAAACTCGTGAGTACGAGCCTGAAGCTGAAGACGAAGCAGTATTAGAAAAAGTAAAAGCATTTGCTTACGATAAATGTTACGAAATTGCCAAAGCTGCATCGTCTAAAAAAGACAGGAGTGCAGCATTCTCTGAAGTAAAGGATGCTTTAAAAGCTGAATACACAGAAGAAGAGCTCGAAGAAGTTGGTGGTTTAGTATCAAAATACTTCAGTAAAATTCAAAAAGAAGCGGTACGTAACCTAGTATTAGAAGAAGGTATTCGTTTAGATGGTCGTAAGACTACAGAAGTTAGACCAATTTGGTGTGAGGTAGATTACTTACCTTCTACTCATGGGTCTTCAATATTTACACGTGGTGAAACTCAAGCATTGGCAACCGTTACTCTAGGTACGTCTCGCGAAGCTAATATGATTGACAACCCATCTTTAGAAGGTGAAGAGCGTTTCTACTTACATTATAACTTCCCACCATTTTCAACTGGAGAAGCTAGACCTTTAAGAGGAACATCTCGTCGTGAGATTGGACACGGAAACTTAGCACAACGTGCTTTAAAACGTATGGTTCCTGAAGATTGCCCATATACAGTACGTGTGGTATCTGAAGTCTTAGAGTCTAACGGATCATCGTCTATGGCAACGGTTTGTGCTGGTACAATGGCCATTATGGACGCTGGTGTACAAATGAAAAAACCAGTTTCTGGTATTGCTATGGGATTGATTTCTGATGGTGAGCGTTACGCTGTATTATCTGATATTTTAGGTGATGAAGATCATTTAGGTGACATGGACTTTAAAGTTACTGGTACCGAAGATGGTATTACTGCTTGCCAAATGGACATTAAAATCAAAGGGCTTAGCTACGAGATTTTAGTAAATGCTTTAAATCAGGCTAAGGAAGGTCGTATGCACATACTTGGTAAATTAATAGACACTATTGCTACTCCTAATACAGATGTTAAGGCACATGCACCAAAAATGGTAACTGCTAAATTACCAAATGATTTAATTGGTGCTTTTATTGGACCTGGTGGAAAAGTAATTCAAGAGTTACAAAAAGAAACAGGAACTACAATTGTAATTAATGAAGATCCTGTAACTGAAGAAGGTATTGTTGAAATTTTAGGTACTGACCAAGCTGGTATTGATGCTGTTTTAGCTAAAATAGATTCTTTAACCTTTAAACCAGAAGTGGGTAGCATTTATGAAGTTAAAGTGATTAAAATGCTTGATTTTGGAGCTGTAGTAGAATATACTGAGGCACCAGGAAATGAAGTACTGTTACACGTAAGTGAACTTGCTTGGGAGCGTACAGAAAATGTATCTGACGTGGTAAACATGGGAGATGTATTTGATGTAAAATACTTTGGTATAGATCCAAGAACACGTAAAGAAAAAGTATCTCGCAAAGCTATTTTACCAAAACCAGAAGGTTGGGAAGATAGACCAAAACGCGATAACAATCGAAACAGAGACAACAATCGAGGACGCGATAACCGCAACAGAGGTAATAACCGCAGAGACGATAGAAATCGAAGAGATAACAATAAAGAAGATTAA
- a CDS encoding DUF6029 family protein — protein MRKLLVLLTFCFTVNQMSAQLLDNLRVGLESNMAWYNDDEKTGPFYDAVNNDGDKHLRVNSYLKLDYNFLENFTATVQLESYEPLALLNYSPNFDGTNLGIYSLNYRSDKFEANAGHYYEQFGSGLILRNWEDRQLGLNNALLGGRVKYKPTDFLSVTGLYGKQRVGFETADSDIFGFNTEIDISTILKFENSSLNLGFSYVGRQEKTDVADPNFDELTNAFSGRVDFSKGSFYANAEYVAKSDDVYVFNGQVINNFVNPGSALLFNTGFSKKGFGLDATFRRLENMGFYSEREKTGNVFLENNINFTPALTKQHDYLLTNIFVYQAQSQVVFADPELMEAGEIGGQLDVFYNIKKGTALGGKYGTKIAFNASYWAGLKGDYDFGNLSYDVDYFGFGDKYFSDVSLEIRKKWNKKVNSIFYYVNQYYNQRTIEDNFSGEQIKTNIVVGETIYKFGKIGQSVRLELQKMWSSSEKHDWVGGTLEYNASPRLSFYVNDIYNSGDDSSTSKNHYYNFGGSFNKGTTRFSLNYGRQRAGLVCVGGVCRFVPEATGLSASLLMSF, from the coding sequence ATGAGAAAGCTATTAGTGCTGTTAACATTTTGTTTTACAGTAAACCAAATGTCAGCACAATTATTAGATAACCTACGCGTTGGCCTTGAGTCTAATATGGCATGGTATAATGATGATGAAAAAACAGGCCCTTTTTATGATGCTGTAAACAATGATGGAGATAAGCATCTAAGGGTCAATTCGTATTTAAAATTAGACTATAATTTTCTTGAAAATTTTACAGCCACCGTTCAGTTAGAATCCTATGAGCCTTTAGCGTTGCTAAATTACTCACCAAATTTTGATGGTACCAATCTTGGGATATATTCACTTAATTATAGAAGTGATAAATTTGAAGCAAACGCAGGTCACTATTACGAACAGTTTGGTAGTGGTCTTATTTTAAGAAACTGGGAAGACCGACAACTTGGACTTAATAACGCATTATTGGGAGGGAGAGTAAAATATAAGCCTACGGATTTTTTATCTGTAACAGGATTGTACGGAAAGCAACGTGTAGGCTTTGAAACTGCAGATAGCGATATTTTTGGGTTTAATACCGAAATTGATATCTCTACTATTTTAAAGTTTGAAAATTCGTCACTAAATCTTGGCTTTAGCTATGTCGGAAGACAAGAAAAGACTGATGTTGCAGACCCAAATTTTGATGAGTTGACCAATGCCTTTTCTGGTCGTGTAGACTTTTCTAAAGGCAGTTTTTACGCAAATGCCGAGTATGTAGCTAAGTCTGACGATGTTTATGTTTTTAACGGACAAGTCATAAATAATTTTGTAAATCCAGGAAGTGCTTTATTGTTTAATACCGGATTTTCTAAAAAAGGATTTGGTTTAGATGCCACGTTTAGGCGATTAGAAAACATGGGCTTTTATTCCGAACGTGAAAAAACAGGCAATGTGTTTTTAGAAAACAACATCAATTTTACGCCAGCATTAACAAAGCAGCATGATTATTTATTGACAAACATTTTTGTATATCAAGCACAATCACAAGTTGTTTTTGCCGATCCTGAGCTTATGGAAGCAGGTGAAATAGGAGGTCAATTAGATGTGTTCTACAATATTAAAAAAGGAACTGCTCTGGGTGGTAAATATGGTACTAAAATAGCTTTTAATGCATCGTATTGGGCAGGTTTAAAAGGTGATTATGATTTTGGTAATCTATCTTATGATGTTGATTATTTTGGTTTTGGGGATAAGTATTTCTCTGATGTAAGCTTGGAAATTAGAAAAAAATGGAATAAAAAAGTGAATTCTATTTTCTACTATGTCAATCAATATTACAACCAAAGAACTATTGAAGATAATTTTTCTGGTGAGCAGATTAAAACCAACATTGTAGTAGGCGAAACCATTTATAAATTTGGAAAAATTGGTCAATCAGTACGTTTGGAGTTACAGAAGATGTGGTCGAGCTCAGAAAAGCATGATTGGGTAGGTGGAACCCTAGAGTATAATGCAAGTCCTAGATTATCGTTTTACGTTAATGATATTTACAATAGTGGTGACGATAGCAGTACTTCAAAAAATCACTATTACAATTTTGGTGGTAGTTTTAATAAAGGCACCACACGTTTTTCTTTAAACTATGGTAGACAACGTGCTGGTCTGGTCTGTGTAGGAGGGGTTTGCCGTTTTGTGCCAGAAGCTACAGGCTTATCGGCTAGTTTGTTGATGTCTTTCTAG
- a CDS encoding TlpA family protein disulfide reductase: MKHLISVLFILSSLLINSQELPDITLNDVEGNSVSVKELSDSDDIKIFSFWATWCVPCINELDAIADVYEDWQDETNVELIAISTDDARTNKRVIPLVNGKGWDYQVLLDDNQDLKRALNISVLPYVVVVKNGKIIHTRTGYTPGSEEELYEVVKEYSKK; this comes from the coding sequence ATGAAACACCTAATTTCTGTCCTATTCATTTTAAGCTCACTACTCATTAATAGTCAGGAACTTCCAGATATAACGTTAAATGATGTCGAAGGAAATAGTGTGTCTGTAAAAGAACTTTCAGATTCAGATGATATAAAAATCTTTAGTTTTTGGGCAACGTGGTGTGTGCCATGTATTAACGAATTAGATGCCATAGCAGATGTTTACGAAGACTGGCAAGATGAAACCAATGTAGAGCTCATCGCTATTTCTACAGACGATGCCAGAACCAATAAAAGGGTGATTCCTCTGGTAAATGGTAAAGGCTGGGACTATCAGGTTTTGCTTGATGATAATCAAGACCTAAAACGTGCCTTAAATATTAGTGTATTGCCATACGTTGTCGTTGTTAAAAACGGCAAAATAATCCATACAAGAACGGGTTACACTCCAGGAAGTGAAGAAGAGCTTTATGAGGTTGTAAAGGAATACTCCAAGAAATAA
- a CDS encoding Omp28-related outer membrane protein, with protein MKTKHLINLLFIALTISFSACSSDSDGDGSVNGGGNEITSISVQVSSSVTCGIYVGDTVSFSVKGNNNQDVTNSATISVNGTAITGNSYTTTTAGSLQVTATYQDITTNNSLNVNVAEDYYKFTKNVLVEDYTGTWCGYCPRVSHAIELTNQQTDQINVVAIHRYNSNPSGSGYDPYNFEGAGVLESSIGLTGYPTAMIDRGTTWTYPEPSNVSQVVNKTLCDNAPLGLAITPSLSGNTMTIKVDAKFSQNFSFANTKLVVVVLEDDLIFDQENYTSYYGGVDVISSFEHDHVLRASLTNILGDNLPNNEVTNSVYSRTITADVPSNVVNTSKMSVVAFITNENFNGDAYTINSRMAHFGDAQTYEEN; from the coding sequence ATGAAAACAAAACACTTAATCAATCTCTTGTTTATTGCCTTAACCATTAGCTTTAGTGCTTGTAGTAGTGATAGTGATGGAGATGGAAGTGTCAATGGAGGCGGTAATGAAATTACAAGTATTTCTGTTCAAGTTTCAAGTTCTGTAACTTGCGGCATCTATGTTGGAGACACCGTTAGTTTCTCTGTTAAGGGAAATAACAACCAAGATGTCACTAATTCAGCAACAATTTCTGTTAACGGAACAGCCATAACAGGCAATTCTTACACAACCACAACAGCAGGATCTTTGCAAGTTACTGCTACCTATCAAGATATTACCACAAACAATTCTCTTAATGTAAATGTAGCTGAGGACTATTATAAGTTTACTAAAAATGTTTTAGTTGAAGACTATACAGGTACTTGGTGTGGTTATTGCCCAAGAGTATCTCATGCTATTGAGCTAACAAATCAACAGACAGACCAAATAAATGTCGTTGCTATTCATAGATATAATTCAAATCCATCTGGTAGTGGTTATGACCCATATAATTTTGAAGGTGCTGGTGTTTTAGAATCTTCTATTGGACTTACAGGTTACCCAACCGCTATGATAGACAGAGGCACTACTTGGACTTACCCAGAACCAAGTAATGTAAGCCAAGTAGTTAACAAAACTTTGTGTGATAATGCACCATTAGGTTTAGCTATTACTCCTTCATTATCTGGTAACACTATGACCATAAAAGTAGATGCAAAGTTTAGCCAAAACTTTAGCTTTGCAAACACCAAGCTTGTTGTTGTGGTCTTAGAAGATGATTTAATATTTGACCAAGAAAATTATACTAGTTATTATGGTGGTGTGGATGTTATTTCAAGTTTTGAGCATGACCATGTACTAAGAGCTAGTTTAACCAATATTTTGGGCGATAATCTTCCTAATAATGAAGTAACAAACTCTGTTTACAGCAGAACTATTACTGCAGACGTACCTTCTAATGTTGTAAACACATCTAAAATGAGTGTTGTTGCCTTTATTACTAACGAAAACTTTAATGGTGATGCCTATACAATCAATTCAAGAATGGCTCACTTTGGAGATGCTCAAACCTATGAAGAAAACTAA